DNA sequence from the Coffea arabica cultivar ET-39 chromosome 11c, Coffea Arabica ET-39 HiFi, whole genome shotgun sequence genome:
TAAGTACACTGAGTTGCTCAAGAAGTCTCTTTGCTCGAGCTCTAGTAATGGATCCACTTGGGGCTTGCACGCGATCCTCACCCCCTTGATCACTCGAGCCATTGTAGACGTGATCACGTACTATGAtgctatcattcccctcctcttgagaaggatttgccctcaaatcaaaAGCATCATCCCGTGGTTGTAATTTGTTTCTCCTTTGAACTGGAAAACGTTCCTTGCGCATGTGTAACCACACCCAATCTCCAGGTTCAAGAATCAACTTTTGGCGACCCTTGTTAGCTTGCTTGACATATTGAGCAGTTCTCCTCTCAATGTTGGCCCTGACTTTCTCATGCAGTTGCTTAACAAACTCTGCACGTTTCTTACCATCCAAATGTGCGCGCTCATTACTAGGTAATGGCACTAGATCAAGTGGTGTTAGCGGATTAAAACCATAGACACATTCAAATGGAGAGAAACCAGTAGTAGAATGGATAGCCCTATTATAAGCGAACTCAACATGAGTAAACACTCTTCCCATGATTTCAAGTTCTTTTTTATGATGGCACGCAACAAAGTACCTAATGTACGGTTCACcacctcagtttggccatcaaTTTGGGGGTGACTAGTGGTAGAGAATAGCAATTTGGTGCCTAACTTAGACCAGAGTGTCTTCCAAAAGTAGCTTAGAAATTTAACATCTCTATCAGATACAATGGTCCTAGGAATGTCATGCAATCTCACAATCTCTTTAAAGAATaagttagcaatatgagatgcatcatccGTTTTATGACAAGCAATGAAGTGTGCCATTTTAGAGAACCTATCCACTACCACATAAATGGAGTCATGGCCATACTTGGATCTAGGCAAACCAAgtataaaatccatagaaatatcTACCCATGGTGCACTAGAAATAGGTAATGGGCTGTAAAGGCCATATGGGTGTACCTTGGATTTAGCTTTCTTACAAGCTAAGCACCGTTCCACTACCCGTGCAACATCTCTCCTCATGTGcggccaatagaagtgttccTGCAGCATGGCAAGAGTCTTATCAACCCCAAAGTGTCCTATAAGTCCACTTGAGTGGGATTCCCTTACCAAGAGTTCTCGGAGTGATCCATGTGGGATGTAAAGCCGATTGGTACAAAACAAGTATCCATCGGAAATGAAGAACTTACCTTGCCCAGTGTGTTTGCAAGAAATGTAAAGCTCACCAAAGTCACTATCTTGGGTATAGACCTCTTTAATCAGCTCAAACCCTAACAACTTAGCATCTAAGGAGGTGAGTAGAGAGTACCTTCGGGAGAGTGCATCCGCAACCACATTAGACTTACCAGCCTTGTATTTAATCACGTACGGAAAGGACTCCATGAATGCAATCCATCTTGCATGCTTCTTGCTCAAGGTGTGCTGGGCCTTAAGGTACTTAAGGGACtcatgatcagtgtgtatcacgaattcCTTAGGCCTTAAGTTGTGTTGCCACACTTGTAGTGCTCGAATGAGGGCGTACAACTCTTTATCATAAGTTGAATAGTTTAGTGCAGCCCCAttgagtttctcactaaagtaggcaatAGGCCTCCCACCTTGGTTCAACACAGCTCCAACTCCAATACCTGAAGCATCACAATCAATTTCAAATGTTTTAGAAAAGTCAGGTAAAGCAAGTACAGGTGCGTGCGTGAGTTGGTGCTTTAAAGCGCGAAAGGCATGTTCTTGAGATTCTCCCCAATGGAAGTTCTCATTCTTCTTGATCAACTCGGTCAAGGGtgcagcaatggtgctaaagTCCCTCACGAATCTCTTATAGAAACCCGCAAGTCCATGGAAGCTTCGAACATCACCCACGGACCGTGGTGTCGGCCACTCTTGAATAGcttgcaccttttgatcatcCACCTTCATTCTCTGTGCACTtataataaaccctaggaacacaagctcgttagtgcAAAAATTGCACTTCTTGATATTGGCATAGAGCTTCTCTCTTCGAAATACATCCATAACAGCCCTAATATGCTCTAGATGCTCATCATAAGACTTGCTATAAATtaaaatatcatcaaagtaaactaccACAAATTTTCCTAAGAATGGACGCAGAACATgattcattaacctcatgaaggtactaggtgcattagttagcccaaaaggcattactaacCACTTATACAATCCATACTTAGTCTTGAAggcagttttccattcatccccctccTTAATCCTAATTTGATGGTACTCACTTTTGAGATCAATTTTGGTAAAGAACACAGCCCCATGTAactcatcaagcatgtcatctaaGCAAGGTATAGGGTGGCGATACTTTACCGTGATGGCATTTACGGCTCTACAATCGATGCACATTCTCCATGTACCATCTTTCTTGGGCACCAGAATGACTGGAACAGCACGCGGGCTTAAGCTCTCACGTGCCCATCCTTTACCAAGCAACTCatccacttgcctttgcaactCCTTAGTCTCCTCCGGGTTGCTCTTGTAAGCTGGTCGATTTGGCAATGAAGCCCCAGggatgaaatcaatttgatgctcaatgcCTCTAAGTGGCGGCAATCCACTTGGCATATCTTCGGGGAAGACATCAGCATACTCCTGTAAAAGAGACTTAATCTCGAGAGGTATGTCAATATCAAGTTCATGCACATTCAGAGCTACTTCTTTGCTAACAAGCATAAGAAGTGGCTGCTCATCTCTCATtaacttcctcactttcttggcTTTTATCAGGAGCATTTGTTTTCCCTCAGATTTTACCTCACTTGCCGAGCTATCTATAgactttttcctctctttttttgccTCGactctctcattttcttttctttttgcactATACTTCTCAAACTCTTGTTGCAATTTCAATTGGTCCTCATTCACTTGTTTGGGGGAAAGGGGAACTAGTGTGACTTTCTTACTGTTGTACAAGAAGCTATACTTATTAGTCACACCATCAAAAGTCACCTGTCTGTCAAACTGCCAAGGCCTACCTAGTATAATGTGACTAGCCTGCATAGGAACAACATCACATAATATTTCATCAGAATATTTATGGATTTGGAAGGATATAAGAACCTGCTTGGTTACTCGAACCTCCCCAGAGTTGTTGAGCCATTGGAGTTTGTAGGGTCGCGGGTGATCCCTTGTAGGCAACTTCAAGTTGTCCACCATGAGTGAACTAGCAACATTTGTGCAGctcccactatcaataatcACACTACAAAGTACTTGGTTGATGAAGCACCtggtgtagaaaatgttctcccgttgaagctcgtcctccttaacacgTGCAGTTAATGCTTTCCTTGCAACCAATGCAGTCCCAAAATGACCCTCGGGTGCACTAAACTCCTCTTCATTTGGCGATTCCCCATCACTACCTCCGTCAAGAGGTGGTATGCCTTCGTACTCGGTTTCGTCCTTACTCACGATCTCACCATTTTGCATCATAATCATAGTCCTTTGATTGGGACATTGACTAGCAATATGGCCTCTACCTTGGCATTGGAAGCATCGAGTATCACGAGCTCTAGTTTGTACCCTAGACTCCTCAAATTTTGGAGTAGAAGAGGGCGGCTTACTAATACTAGGGTTGCCCACCTTACCTCCATCGAATCTAGGTTTTGGTGTAGGAACATTTGGTGAAGGCCGAGAATCATTCCTTGGTTGGAATGGGCGGTTGGTAGAGTAGGTGGTGTTGCCGAAATTCGATCGAGtggtacccctcctcttgagcctttgCTCGACCTTAATAGCCTTGTCTACAAGCTCATGCAACTCCATATAATGTTGAAGTTCCACTCGTTCAGCAATATCGGGTTGTAACCCGCTCAAGAATCTCGCCATGGTGGTTTCAGGATCCTCCTGTACATCCGCTCTAAGCATCAGGATCTCCATCTCCTTATGGTACTCATCCACACTCCGGTTGCCCTGGACTAAGGTTTGTAATCGGTGGTACAAATCCCTAGTGTAATGTCCAGGTACAAAGCGGGTGCGCATCATGGCTCGAAGCTCGGGCCATGGGACGAGCTCAGGTAGCCCATTTCTCCTTctaaatttcttgatttggtcccaccaaaccacCGCGTACTCAGTGAATTCCATGGTTGCCAACTGTACCTTTTGCTCCTCGGTGTAGTTTTGGCAAGCGAAGACCATTTCGATCTTGGATAACCATTCGAGAAAGGCTTCGGAGTCGGACCGTCCTTTGAATTCAGGGATGTTCATTTTGATTCCCTTGAACACATCGGTATGTCCAGTCTGGTTCCTTTGCCTTGGTCAAATTCGAGGTTCctcgtcatcatcatcattgttGGAACCATCGGACTCCTCCACGTCCCTTCGCCTTCGCGTGGACTTAGAGGTTTTTGGTGTCCCAGAAGCTCGGAGTTGCAGTAACTCATCTTGAATGGGTTCTAGCATGCGTCGAAAACGCCTCTCCATCTTCTCTATCATCTGTTCAAAGTTCATGGGATGGGAAACTCCTTCGTTTCCACTAGACATGGAATCTGGAGTGTACCTGCAGGGGTTAGTAgcaagaaaggggaaaaaagcaacctttttttttaatcacttcACTCCCTAAGTGTATACGCTCACACTCGTGTATGGTCACTCAGATCACTCTAATAAGCTCACCCAAATATTTTCTCACAGCCCCTTGCAAAACCTTGAAGAAAGTAGAGCTCCTCAAGTGCTCAAATTTAGCTTAAAAATCAAGTTCACGCTAGAATTTGAGGTTCGTAAGAGTGGggattttcttggaaaacaaaattaggacACTAGGAATGGAGTGGTAGAATATATTCAAGACTAAAAACTGGGAAAGGAATTGACacaaaagttgaaaaaaattaagaacgacactaaaaaaaaaactctaaccGACAAGGAAAGTGGTCCTTTTGCtttgttggaaattttttttttgggccgtTTGCTAAAATATAGCAGGTGATGTAGCTAAAAGATAGGCAGGAGTTTAGGCACTGTGCAGCTATAAAGTTAGCTGCAAAAGTTAGCTAAAAATTAGCCTATCAGATGCGGCTAAAAGTTAGCCTATCAGTTTTGGAAGTCTTTGGCTTTTAGAAATCTTTCGGGTTTTGGAGACTAGGAagctgccttttctttttcttgcttggtgTTACCCGATTCCCCTTACTGGGTTGCGGAACAAGATGGGCAGTTTATTTTGTTCCTTTCAAGATCAAATTGGCTGCtgtaacagtttttttttttttatacagcCAAAAGATGAACTATGGGTTCGGCTCAAACACACAAATTTCCAGGTTTGGTTGCAGCTTTGGTGCGGCCTGTTTTGGCGATTTTTAATGTTTGGGTAGGTTGTGATTCTTGGTTCCCAACAATTAGAGCTCAAAGTTCAGGTATGTTTCAATGTCACGCGCAAGAaagtttcaagaattcaagatcaaaCCACAATTTCCAGCAAATAACTTCAAGAATATCAAGgctaatttccagatttcaagaATATCCAAAAACCCTTCAAGATCTTCGTGAAACCAGCAAATTTGGTGCAAGAATTTTAAGAACAAGGTACCAATACTTTCCTAGATGATAAGCAACTCAAGAAAAATGACATGAACAGATTTGGAAACGACTAAAACTCAACAAGAAAGACGAACAGATTTTGGAAACTATCGAAACTCAGCAAGAAGGAATGAATagatttcttcttcctttttttttttttttttacacccaACGATGTAACTACCAAACAAACAGCCTAAGAATAACACAAATAATTCccagaatttccagaaattaaAAGCGGCACAAGAAAGTCACAAAATATTGAcgggcaaattttttttttgcaaagaaTAAGACTGGCGGTCAGTTTGCATGTGGTTGCGGACAGTTTGCAgacttgaaaacaaagaagactTGAAAACAATGCCGACCAgacttgaaaacaaagaagactCAGACCCCTACACGATGTTCCTGGTTGTTTGTACACGACTCAAACAACACACGACGCCACACGCATGAAACCAGCAACGGGACAGAAACTAGAGCCAATGAAACTCCAACAACCTGATTCAAGGCTACTTGGTGCgactctcctttttttttttgtctctttttttttcttttgttttctgagCAGGACACGAGGACAGCAAGGAACAACGAGTCTAGACAcaataaacaacaacaaacgTGGTGACACAAAACTGAAGACTAACGCGAGACACGATGCACACAACCTGGAAAATTGCGGGCAGCAGCGGAAAAGACAAGGAACAAAAGGATTagatactatttttttttttgatttgattACTTCAAGATCCAAACTCATTGAACTATGTCACAACTAAAAGGACAAGAGTCGCAGCAACCACACGAGAAAATAACATGGACAGGAATGGGAAAAATTGCGGACAGCCAAGGTAAAAAGAAAACTAGcgattggaattttttttttttgaaactaacGAGACAGACCGAATTAAGACACCAAAGAGAGGGATAAACGATGTTACCAACAAGCTAGCTCTAatgccagctgatacgaatctcgttggtgAGGAGATATGCGACCCAAGATCGCTTGTTGGATTTGACGTCGGATGCAAGAAACGGTggcagcggaaaccctacgacccctctaatccccgtgactacgaacttgttgatactatctcaacccgtaatcaaacgaattagtgaacctcaggcaagagtagaaggcgccacaattcaagtgcgattcttgaattgataagccgaacaagaacactagagtataactttaagttgttcaaggttcgctcgaaagctatggagaaaactctctcaatatttttttatcataaaagtGTCTGCCTTTGTGGGAGTAATGGGGTGCCTTATATAGGCTACAAGTAAACCCTAAACTATGAAGGAAAAAGGGACTAAAGGTGTGCTAATATGGGCCCTCGATGAGTCGGGCCTCATGTGGGCTTTCCCTCCAAGGCAGCTCACCTTAACAAATAATGATGACTAAAAAGCAATCTTACCCTTGGCATTTCTATGTGCAACATGCACTTAGCCAATTATTCAATCTAATCAACTAATGTGGAATTAAATGACTATCATGCAAATCTCGCTAACTAGGGTTTGGTAAGACCCTAATACTCAGGTGTAGCTTCAATGCTCAATACCGGACCGTGATCACCTTCACTTGAGTATATGAATCCTTCAAAGGACTTGTGTATGGCCTGAATAAGTACACTGAGTTGCTCACGAAGTCTCTTTGCTCGAGCTCTAGTAATGGATCCACTTGGGGCTTGCACGCGATCCTCACCCCCTTGATCACTCGAGCCATTGTAGACGTGATCACGTACTATGATGCTATCATCACCTCAATctgatcattgtagctcaagataGAGCAAATTATTCGGCTGGCCGTTAAACTTTTGCAATCATCGAGTTTTggtcactcaactattaaaagtATGGTTTTGGCCACTAAAATGTATAAAGTTAAAACTCGTGGCCATTCTGTTAGATTTAGCCGTTAAGTTTGTCGATCTGTCTGTTCACACGATTTCCAAGACAAAATTCAGGGTCAATTTAGGAAGTTAAAAATAGCACTTGCATCTCTTCGTCCTTTCCTATGCATTTGTTCTTTGCCCTCCTTTTGTTTTTGCTTAAACCCAAACATCAAACATTTGAGAAATGAACAAAAACGGTTCTTGGTGATTCCTAGAACCACTCACAGCACCATTGCCAGTGGGAAGGAGTCACTTGTGGTACTCGACACCAAAGGGTCATTGCTTTGACTTTGAGGAGTAAGCAGTTGTCTGGAACTATATCTCATCAGGTCAGAAATCTAAGCTTCATGAGGTTTATCCAACTTGGGGAGAATCAATTCCATGGTAGGATTCCCCAAGAATTCGTTCGCCTCCTCAGGTTAAGAGTCTTGAACTTGTCGAGTAATGCACTTAGTGGAAAAATCCCAGAAAATCTGAGCCACTGCGCAGAGATGATAGCTATTGACCTAACCAGTAACAAGCTAGAAGGGAATACTCCAATCGATCAGCTAaacaatttgaagaagtttaaaCCATTATATTTTACCAAAAGCAATCTGACAGGAGAGATTCCCTCTCCCATTGGGATCTTATCATCATCATTGATCGGACTTGGCCTTGACTTCAACAATCTGGAGGGAATTTGCCTCTGGAGGTGGGGCTTTTGAAAAGGTTGGTTCAATTATTTCTCGAATGAACGGGGATTCAATCCACTGAGGCTTCTCTCGAAATGGATGTGAAGGCTCAGACTTCTTGCTATCTTCCCAAGCCAGTTAGTGGATCGAGAGAGCTCCGCCCAAAGAGTGCCTACAGCCCGTGCTAGCCCAAGATCCGTCTAAGCATCCCACAGGTGATGAAATAGTACCGGCAACTGGTGGAGCTTCTAGGATCAGATCTGCAACTCCTTCTGTAACAGCTTAGGGTGGATTGGTTTGAATAGCCCTATTGACTAGGAGAGTCAGCATTCCGGCAGCTTTGACTCTGTTGCAGGAAGGACTACTTGGAGTTCCATACCATGACTTCCATGGCAATCTCCCAATTGATGTGGGTCTCACCCTACCAAATCTAAAACTAATAGCTGTTACGGAAAACAATTTCTCTGGAATCTTTCCCACTTCAATCACCAATGCTTCTGGGCTTGAGGAAGGAACTTGAGGAACTTGCCCTAAAGAAGAAGATGCTATTTTTAACTTCCTAAATTGACCCTGcattttgttttgaaattcgTGCAGACAGACAGATCGGTGAACTTAACGGCCAAATCTAACAGAATAGCCACGAGTTTTAATTTTATGCATTTTAGTGGCCAAAACTAgacttttaatagttgaatGGCCAAAACTCGACGATTG
Encoded proteins:
- the LOC140016519 gene encoding uncharacterized protein encodes the protein MNIPEFKGRSDSEAFLEWLSKIEMVFACQNYTEEQKVQLATMEFTEYAVVWWDQIKKFRRRNGLPELVPWPELRAMMRTRFVPGHYTRDLYHRLQTLVQGNRSVDEYHKEMEILMLRADVQEDPETTMARFLSGLQPDIAERVELQHYMELHELVDKAIKVEQRLKRRGTTRSNFGNTTYSTNRPFQPRNDSRPSPNVPTPKPRFDGGKVGNPSISKPPSSTPKFEESRVQTRARDTRCFQCQGRGHIASQCPNQRTMIMMQNGEIVSKDETEYEGIPPLDGGSDGESPNEEEFSAPEGHFGTALVARKALTARVKEDELQRENIFYTRCFINQVLCSVIIDSGSCTNVASSLMVDNLKLPTRDHPRPYKLQWLNNSGEVRVTKQVLISFQIHKYSDEILCDVVPMQASHIILGRPWQFDRQVTFDGVTNKYSFLYNSKKVTLVPLSPKQVNEDQLKLQQEFEKYSAKRKENERVEAKKERKKSIDSSASEVKSEGKQMLLIKAKKVRKLMRDEQPLLMLVSKEVALNVHELDIDIPLEIKSLLQEYADVFPEDMPSGLPPLRGIEHQIDFIPGASLPNRPAYKSNPEETKELQRQVDELLGKGWARESLSPRAVPVILVPKKDGTWRMCIDCRAVNAITVKYRHPIPCLDDMLDELHGAVFFTKIDLKSEYHQIRIKEGDEWKTAFKTKYGLYKWLVMPFGLTNAPSTFMRLMNHVLRPFLGKFVVVYFDDILIYSKSYDEHLEHIRAVMDVFRREKLYANIKKCNFCTNELVFLGFIISAQRMKVDDQKVQAIQEWPTPRSVGDVRSFHGLAGFYKRFVRDFSTIAAPLTELIKKNENFHWGESQEHAFRALKHQLTHAPVLALPDFSKTFEIDCDASGIGVGAVLNQGGRPIAYFSEKLNGAALNYSTYDKELYALIRALQVWQHNLRPKEFVIHTDHESLKYLKAQHTLSKKHARWIAFMESFPYVIKYKAGKSNVVADALSRRYSLLTSLDAKLLGFELIKEVYTQDSDFGELYISCKHTGQGKFFISDGYLFCTNRLYIPHGSLRELLVRESHSSGLIGHFGVDKTLAMLQEHFYWPHMRRDVARVVERCLACKKAKSKVHPYGLYSPLPISSAPWVDISMDFILGLPRSKYGHDSIYVVVDRFSKMAHFIACHKTDDASHIANLFFKEIVRLHDIPRTIVSDRDVKFLSYFWKTLWSKLGTKLLFSTTSHPQIDGQTEVVNRTLVPLPSNERAHLDGKKRAEFVKQLHEKVRANIERRTAQYVKQANKGRQKLILEPGDWVWLHMRKERFPVQRRNKLQPRDDAFDLRANPSQEEGNDSIIVRDHVYNGSSDQGGEDRVQAPSGSITRARAKRLLEQLSVLIQAIHKFFEGFIYSSEGDRGPVLSIEATPEY